The Methanoculleus sp. SDB genome includes the window GCCGTCCCCGGTGAATTCAAGCGCACGGTACGTGCCCCCGTCCATCCCGAGATCCCGGACGTAGGCAAGTGCAGCATCCTTTGCCTCCGCGGCGCCGGAGAGGCGTCCTTCGAGCCTGATGGCGATTGTCTCCGGGACGCGGAACCACGTCAGGCCCGACGCCCAGATTGCCGCCATATCCGTGGCGCCCACGCCGGTCGCAAACGCCCCGAACGCACCCATGGTGCAGGAATGGGAATCGGCGCCCACCACGACCTCTCCCGGAAGCACCTTTCCTTCGCTCATGATCTGGTGGCAGATCCCGCCTCCCACATCGGAGAAGTGCATCCCGGTTTTTTTCGCAAACGCCCGGAGCTCCGCCTGCAGGGTTGCGGTGGTGCCGGTGTTTGCCGGCGTGATATGGTCGAAGATCATGGCGAGGCGGTCCGGTGCCGCCGGGGCGCTCATTCCCATCCGCTGCCAGGCTTCGAGCGCGAGCACCCCCGTCCCGTCATGGGCGAACCCGTGGTCGACAGCCCGGTCCACGTAGCTGCCGGCCGGACCGCCGAGAATTGCCTCAGCGAGCGTCGGCATTGGTGCCGGCCTCCTCCGCCCGCCGGATGATAGAAAGCAGCACCTCCGGCGTGATGCAGCATTTCCCCTCGCTCCGGTGTTTCACTTCCGAGAGAACCCAGGCAATCTGCGGTTCGGAGAGGTGATAGCCGTGGCTCGCCACAATATGTTCGAGCGCTTTTCTGCCGGTATGCTTCCCGAGGATAAAGCAGCGTTCCCCTCCGACCAGTGCGGGGGGGATGTACTCATAGGTTGCCGGATCTTCGAGCATAGCGGCGATATGAATGCCGCTCTCGTGGGCGAAGGCATGCTCCCCCACCACGGCCTTCAGCTTCGGAACCGGGATGCCCGAAGCACGCGCCACGGTTGCCGAGAGATCATGGAGGAGGGAGAGATCGTACCGCTCCACGCCTCCCTTGAAGCGCAGCGCGACGAGCACTTCCTCGAGCGATGCATTTCCGGCACGCTCCCCGATGCCGTTCGCGGTCGTGTGCAGTTGGAAGGCTCCCGATGCGGCGGCGGTGATGGTGTTTGCCGACGCGAAGCCCATATCATTGTGGCAATGGACGCAGAGCGGCACTGGAAGGTCTGCGGTCAGGTTCCTGACGTTATCCGCCATTTCAAGCGGCGTCAAACACCCGACGGTGTCGGCATAACTGCAGTAGGCAACACCATGACGGACACCTTCCCGGTACATCTCCCGTAAAAACGGCAGATCGGTCCGGGACGCATCCTCGGCCGCAAACCTGACTGCCAGCCCGTGGTCAACCGCGTGGTCGACCATGGCGAGCGCCGAGGCGAGCACCTCCTCACGGGGTTTCCTGTACTTGTGCCTGATATGGAGGTCGGAGGTGGCGATGAAGATGCTGACGAGGTCCACCCCGCAGTCGATGGCGCAGTCGATATCCTCCTTTCTCGCCCGTGCAAGGCAGCAGATGCGTGCACGAAGTCCCAGTGCGGTGATCGCCGATACGCATGCTTTTTCATTTGCAGACACGATGGGAAATCCCGCCTCGATCACCTCGATGCCGATTGCATCGAGTATCCGGGCGATCTCCATTTTTTCTTCGCAGGAAAACGAGACCCCCGGGGTCTGTTCCCCGTCCCGCAGGGTTACATCACAGATTTCAACATTCCACTGTTCCATGGTTCTCTCCCTCCGGACAGGTGCCTTCGATGATGAGGGTCACCGGTTCGTCCGGCATACGAAGTGCCTCCGCAATCTCCGCGTGCCGGTCCGCGGGAATTGTGCGGGGGTTCGCCCAGGCGATGTACCGGGCGACATCCGGGGCGGGATGACCGCCGGTCATTCCCATCCGGGTGTTCTTCAGCACGATGCAGAGGAGCGGCAGCCCCTTTTCACGGACATCGGCGAGTGCGTTCATGCCCGAGTGCAGCATCGCGTAGTCTCCCGACAGCGCCACCCGGGTGCTCCGTGCCGCAACCGCCACCGACGAGCCGAGTCCGTAGGAGGCGACGCCCACGCTGTAGGGAGGGTTTGCTGCGAAGAGCGAGCAGCCGATATCGCAGATCACCGTCATCTCCCTCTCTGCGAGCATGCTCACGGTTGCCCGGAAAGGACACGACGGGCAGAAGGTGCGGGCGAATCCGCGGCCCGATTTCGTCTCGGGCTGTGCGGGGAAGGGAGGGGGTTGTGCGATACGGTGCTCCCGCACGAAGGGGCGGCCGTATTCCCGTGTGTCGGCACAATCCGGCGGCGGCAGAGGGGGAGGATAGACGGTGACGGCACGCCCTCCCCCCTCTGCCGGCCCCACGCCGACAGGCGGCGGCCCCCGCCGGTTGAGGGGCGAAGAAACCGACCATGCAAACATGCGGGCGGTGACCGCATCCGCCGCTTCCGCCCGCCCGCGCATCGTGAGGTCGGGGTCGGCGAGCCGTCCGCTCCCCTGCCCGCGGAGAAGGATGCGGCCGGCCGCCTCTCCCTCGAGGGCGGGAGGTGTGACGCGGATGAGGGCAATGCGCGAAAACATCTCCGACGCGGCAAACGCCTCCTCGACAGCAGGCCCGATGGTTTCGCCGTCCGGCTCGAGCACCGGGATCTGCGCCACTTCCCCGAAGTACCGGGAATCCTGTGCGTTCTGCGAACCGCGGACAAAGATATCGTCACCGGCAACCACCACCACCCCGCGGCGAAGCCCCTGCGTCGTGGCGTTTACGAGCGGATCGGCACAGGTGTTGAGTCCGACATTCTTGAGAATCACTCCCGCCCGGCGTCCTGCAAGAGAATCGCCGAGCGCATACTCGAGGGCGACCTTTTCGTTGACGGTCAGTTCCGCACCGGTCCCTTCCGCAATGCCGGTGACCGGATAGCCGGGCACTGCGTACCACCTGTCCGCCGCCGCGAGGAGCGCCCGGCAGAGTACATCCTCACCGTTCGCCATCACAATCCCTCCCGGGAACCAGATCGCACCCCGTACATGCGGTGCACATCGTAATAGCGAGCCGGGGGTCGAGCCCGGCTTCCCGCAGGATCGTATCGTGGAGCCTGCAGACGGCCAGCAGCCGCTCTGCAGACGGCCGTACATAGCCCGAACAGCCCGCAACGGGATTCAGAGGGCGGATCACCGGAATGACGCCCTCCGCCGCACACTCCCTGATGCAGTCCTCAATCTCCGCATCCGACTCCCCGAGACCGAGGATGACGTTCGTAAAGACACGGTTTCTCCCGAAGATCGCCACCGACTCGCGAAGGGCCGTCCGGATTGCATTGCGGTCAAGCCCGGGGCACATCTCCTCAAAGAGCGCCGCCGTCGCTGTTTCGAGATTGAATTTTACTTCAACGACACCGAGAGCCTTTAAGCGGGCGGGTGTCCCCTCGCGGGGGTAGATCGAAACGCCGACGGGTTTTTCGAACCGGGCGATTCGCTCAAGGATCGTACACACCCTGTCCTCATCCTCCGCTACACTGCCCACCACGCCGCTCGTGATCGATATGGCGTCAATCCTGTCGATAACACCCTCAATCATCCTCTCTATCTCCTCCGGCGACTTCACCCGTTCCGGCTGGAGGGGAACCGGGCAGTACCGGCACCGGAAGATGCAGCCTGCCGAAACGGTGATGTATGCCTGACGGGGGCAGTGGAGCCCCACCGGCTCAAGCTCCCCCTCGAGCACATCGTCGTCCATGAGAATCCGGGCATGCCCGGAACCGGTGTGCTTGAGCACGATCGGGGAACCGGGATTGATCCCGAGACGCACGCGGCGCCCCCCCGCCGTAAAAAAAACCGATCCCGCACCCCCCGCACTCGGGCCTGCGCTCGATCGTTCGATGTACCGGTCGACGGGGGCTCCCGTCAGCCTGACCGCACCCGCCTCGAGGAGCCGTGCCTTCTCCCGTGCCCATTTCATAATGACAGAGCCTCGTCGTACCGGGTATAGAACGGAATTGCGGCGATGGCGCCCACAATGCCCCGGCCGTTCATCCTCACATCGACCAGCGGCCGGACGCCGTCGACCGCCGCCGCCGTCACCTCGCCCGCCTTCACCGATCTGCCGAAGGGTATGAGCCCGGAGGGATCGAATCCCGAATAGACGGCCATGCCGGTTTCGTCGGAGAGGGTGTACCTCTCGAGCAGCGCCTGGAAACTGTCAGCGCAGGCGGCCGGGTTCGTCGTTGCGAATTCGCAGACGATCGCAACGCAGTTCTTCGTCCGGTAGGGAACGGGGTAGAGCTGGACGATGGTGTGGGAAAGATACCGTGTCGCATCGTCCGAGACGGCACGGGCGATGTTGTGGGCGAGCGTCCATGTCGCTCCCTCCTCGGGCGTATCGGTGTCGTCGATGCCGATCAGGACCCGGCTGCGCCGGGGGAGCCAGATGGTTGATCCGGCTTCCTTCCCCCCGCCCGAGGGATCGGTGGTACTTCTGATGACGCCGCGGGCGCACGACCGGCAGATGCTTGCCCCGACACCTCCCCCCCCGAGGCCGCGGTAGGTGATGAAAATCCCGGTATCCCCGATCCCGGCCGCGGCAATGCCTGCCGGAAAGACCGATCCCTGCAGTCCGAGATCAGCCGATCCCGGAGAGAGCATATACCGCGACGTGGTGCCGACGAGACGCACCGACTTGACCACTGGGCTCTTCCGGTAATGGTGCTGCGCCCACATCGCCCCCCCGACACAGTCGAAGGTCTCGACAAGTTCGATTGCCTGCCCGTCCTCCGCCGCGACGGCGACGATCTCGGGATAGGCAATGGTATAGGGATCAGAGATGTTCTCCATAGAGCCCTGCCGCCTCTATTCCGGCGTTCCCCCAGAGCACCGCCCCGAGGGCACCGATTCTTCCTTTTGCTCCCGCCCGGTCGATATACCGGATGCCGAGCCGTTCTGCCTCGGCTTCGACCTCTTCGATGGTTAAAAATTCGGTCTTCACCCGCTCTGCAAGCGGCGAATCCGGGTAGAGAAGCCCCCGGAGGACGGCGATCCCGGTATCCCTGCTGACCGCATTGGTCTCGATGTAGTCCCGCAGCGCTTCACAGAGGTCGTCGACCCTGTCGGGGCGGACCGCATAGGTGAGCGCACTCCCGACACAGTTCGTCGTCTTTTTGGGCACCTTCGGGTTGAGCTGGATCAGGCGCATGTTCAGGTACTCGGCCCCTTCCATACGGCATGCCTCCGCCGCCTTCAGCGCCAGCACCCATGTCGCCCCTTCTTCTTTCGTATCGGTGTCATCAATTCCGATCGTCACTTTTTCATACCGGGGAGAGACGATCCTGACGCGGGTTGCCCGTGCCCCTCCGACTTTTAAGTCATCTTCCGAAGGATACTCGGCACGCAGCACTCCGGGCGCCTGCGGGAGGCATGCGGCGACACCCACACCGGCACCGGCGATGCCGCGCCAGGTCGTGACGACCTCGTCGCCGTCCACCTCGACACCCTCGAGCGCCTGCCCGCCGATCTCACGGTCGGCCGCCCCGAAACCGACGGGGTACGATCCTATCCGGGCGCTCATCGCCATCATCGTCCCGTCGACGCGAATCGAGCGGATGGCACCTCCGGCACGCATGCGGTTCATCGCGTCCCACTCGATGGTTCCCTGATGGCAGCATTCCTCAATAATTTCGGCACGTCCGGCAGCCTCATCGACCATGACAAGGAACTTCTTTGCAAACATCGGACCGAACCGTTTCCTGACCTCACCGGGGGTTAGATGCATCATCTGGTTTATCACCGAAATATTCGTTAACAGGATTATCGGCAACAAGGTTATTTAATGTCATCGATAGGGCAGGTATGCCTGTCCGCAGAAAAAAAAGGAGAATTCAGAGAATGTCTGCAAGATTGATCTTGAAGGGGCCGAGGCTGCCGCCGAAATTACCGGCGCTGATGAATACCACGCCCGGCACGGTCGTTGCCGCCCTGATGCCTTCCACCATGGCCTCCCTGACGGAATCCTCATCGATCCCGTCGATGACAATTTCGTAGACGGCTTTTACGCCCTCGGGGATTTTCGAGTCGGGAACCTTTTCCCGGAGAGTCGGGCAGTACTTCTCGTTCGTGCTCGCGGGCATGAACTTGTACTTGGTGCTTCCCACCTTCGAACCGCTCGCGACGATGCCGCCGGGGAACGAGGTGATGACGCCGCAGACGCTGTTAATCGCATCGACCGCCGCCTGGGCGCCCATGAGCGCCGCCATCTGGTTTTCGCCCATCACGAAGAAGTTGCCGCCGGCAACGCCCTTTACGATGCCGAAGTCTTCCTCGCCCACGTACTCGCCGTTCATGATGGGGATCACCCAGCAGTTCCGGCCGCCGACGTCCTTCTTGTACTCGTAGCCGTCACCGAAGAAGTGCAGCTTGACCGCGATCCGCTCCTCTGCTTCGGGGAGGCCGTCAAAGACTGCCGTCGTGGGTGCCGTCAGGACGCACTCGGCGAGCCGCTCGACGACCTGCTCCTTTAACTTCTTCTTCCCGGCACAGAAGAGGACGGCGACGCCGGGACGTCCGTCGGGGGTTTCGTCGCCTGAGAGGAAGCTCTCGACGCCCGCTTCACAGGGGCATCCGATTGCGGATGTGGCAAACCCCGTCGCCTCCACCGCTGCCTTGTATGCCCATTCTTCGGTCACTGCCGTGATAATCACACGCGAAACCCAGGTCGGGAACGCTTCTGCATAGGTATCATCAATGGTAACTCCGTTCAACTCCATAGTACAGTCCTCACGTTATGCTGTTATGTCATCGATTGATGTTTTTGAAAGTTTCTTTTTGACCGCGTCCTTCTCCCGGGATTGAACCGCGGGATCGGAGGATATATTATAAGGGGAGAGAGTACGCTCCGGCCACTCCGGAGCCTCCGGAAATGTATGGTTATCGGTGGATCAAATAGATCAAAATAATTTAACAAATCAGCAAAATAAATGATTTTTGCCAATTTAGACGTCGCCTGAGCATTTAAACCGTTCCCTCATTTCAGAACCTTTATCTACAATCTTTCCCCACCATTTGTTTAATCGATTTAGGTCGATTTTTTAGCTGGTGCGTGTAACCATGGCATTTGCATTGCATATCAACATGGAGCGGTGTACCGGTTGTAACGCATGTGTAGTCGCGTGTCCGGTCGATGCACTGGAGCTCTACACGGTGGATCCCGTCACAAACGAAAAGATCTATCAGGTCAAGAACGGCAAAGCGGCGGTTCTTGACGTGGATCATGAGTTGTGCGCCGGTTGCGGCGTATGTGTCGAGGCATGCCCCTTTGATGTGATACGGCTGGCAGGACCGTGGGAAAAGGGGTCGAAACCCCTGGCAAAAGGCATGGAGTGAGGTAAAAGCATGGCATTGTTCCCAAAATTCTCCAAGAAACGTGATGGCGTCAACGTCATTATGGAACAGAAACTGCTCCAGAACACGAGCAACCTGATTTTAAACGCGCAGACATGTACAGGATGCGGCATTTGTGCCGAAGCCTGTCCCGAGGAGGCGATATCCGTCGGACTCGTCGGTGCGGTCAGGAGAGGCGCAGTCGACTATGCAGAACCCGTCAATATCGACGAAGCAAAATGTTCGTATTGTGGTGTCTGCGTCATTATGTGCCCGTTCAACGCATTGACACTCAAGATTGACGGCGAAGAACGGCTCCCCATCGTCGAGAAGGAGGGTTTCCCCCAGTACGATCTGACAACGAAGATCGACGACGAGAAGTGCATCCGCTGCACGGTCTGCGAGGAAGTCTGTCCCCGCGACGCGATCGACCGGCAGGTGCCTGTTTTCGAGGGTACCGACGCTGAAGGCAAGAGCCGTCAGGCGGCAATTACGGCGACGACGAAATTCACCGTCGACGACGAGAAATGTACGCTCTGCGGTATCTGCGGCGCTCTCTGTCCCGCAATCGACGTCAACCACAAGCCCTTTACCGCGGAGAGCGGCAAGGTCGAAGGCGAGGTCGTCTGGGACGAGGCGCAGTGCGACGCCTGCAAGATATGCGTCGAGGCCTGTCCCGAGGAAGCAATTACCGTCGAGCGTGAAGTGACCGGTAAGAAGATCGACGGTTCCGTCAGTATCATGGATGAGAACTGCTGCACCTGTCGCTGGTGCGCAATCAACTGTCCGACGGAAGCAATTACCGTCGAGAAGATCTTTGAAGGCGAAATCGAGTTTAATGCCGAGAAGTGCCCGGCCGGCTGTTCCACATGCGTGGAGGTCTGCCCCGCAAATGCAATCTATCTCCCCTCCCCCGTGAAGGCGAGCGAGATGAAGGGCCAGCTCGAGGACAAGATCGCCGTCAACAAGGACTTCTGCATCTACTGCGGCGCCTGTGTGCAGGCCTGCCCCGGTGAGGACATCATCGTCCTGAAACGGAGCGGCGTAAAGATCACGGGCAAAGAGACGGATCTCTTCAACCGGATCAAGGAGAAGCTCTTCACCCGGCGTACCTCCATGGTCAAGGAGGGTGTCGCACCCGGTGAAGTCGAAGTAAAAGTTCTTGAGAAAGCGTGAGGTATTCAAATGGCAACAGAGAAAAATTACGGCAATCCGCAGCTTGAGGATAAACTCAGGGACCGGTACTTCTACACGGAGGATTCGCACCCTGACTTCCTTGCCGATGTGGAGAAAATCGGCCGCACGATAGCGCACATGTGTTTCCAGTGCGGTACCTGTACCGGATCGTGTCCGTCCGCACCCCGGAGCTCATACCGCATCCGCCTGTTTGTCCGGAGAGCGGTGCTCGGCCTCGAGGATGAAGCACTCACCGACCCGGACCTGTGGCTGTGCACGACCTGCTATTCCTGCACGGACCGGTGTCCGCGTGACATCGCCCCCACCGATGTGATTATGGCGATGCGGAACCTCGCGTTCAAGAGGGATATCGTGCCGAGAAACTTCTTAAAAACCGCCCAGCTGATCTACACGACCGGCCACGGCGTGCCCAACAACGACGTGAACCGGGCAGCCCGCGAAAAACTCGGTCTCACCCGCGATCCGCCGACGACCCACGGGTACCCCGAGTTCATCCCGGGCATCCAGAAGATCCTGGACTATTATAAACTGAAAGAGAATGCGGACCGCATCCTTGCTGAGGAGGGTCAGTAATGTCAGGAAATATGCACCAGTACGCCTTTTTCCTGGGCTGCATCGCCCCCAACCGGTATCCCGGCTGTGAAGCGGCGGCAATCAAGACCAGTGAAAGGGTCGGCATCGAACTGCTCCCCCTGAAGGGCGCAAGCTGCTGCCCCGCACCCGGCGCATTCGGCTCCATCGACCTGAATGTCTGGTACGCCATGGCGGCACGCAACGTCGTACTTGCCGAGCAGATGAACATGGACATCGCCCTCATCTGCAACGGCTGCTACAAGTCCATCTTTGAGGTCAACCACATCCTCAAGCACAACGACGAGCTCCGGGACGGCGTGAACGAAGTCCTCAAGGAGATCGACATGGAGTATAAGGGCAGCATCGATGTCTGGCACCTTGCCGAACTCTACTACGATCCCGCCATCTGCGGTGTCGACAAGATCCGTGCGAGTATCACCCGCCCGCTTTCCGGCACGAAGATTGCGGTCCACTACGGCTGCCATCTCATGAAGCCGAAGAAGGAGCGCCACTTCGGTGACACCGAGAATCCCATGTGGATTGAGGAGCTCGTCGATGCACTCGGCGCGGAGTCCGTGCAGTACCGCAACAAGATGCAGTGCTGCGGTGCCGGCGGCGGTGTCCGCGGCTATGACCTGACGCACTCGCTCGACATCACCAACGAAAAGATGATCAACCTGCGGGAAGTCGGCGCAGACGCGTTAACGGAAGTCTGTCCGTTCTGCCAGCTCCAGTATGACCGTGGGCAGATCGAGATTCAGGAGAAGTTCGGTATCAATTACGGACTTCCCGTGCTGCACTATAACGAGCTGCTCGGCCTTGCTCAGGGCATGAGCCCGCAGGAGCTGGCGCTTGACCTGCACGCAGTCGACTGCAAACCATTCCTGGAGAAGATTCTCTGAGAGGTGCAAAAATGGCAGAAAAGAAAGAAGCAAGAATAGGCGTATTTATTTGCCACTGCGGTACCAACATCGCGGGATCCATTGACATTAAAGCCCTTCAGGAGTATTCGAAGACGCTCCCCAATGTCGTGGTCGCCGACGAGTACCAGTACATGTGCTCCACACCCGGCCAGGGCAAGATCGTCGATGCAATCGCAGAGAACAAGCTCACCGGCGTCGTCGTTGCGGCATGCTCTCCCCGACTTCA containing:
- a CDS encoding tRNA(Ile2) 2-agmatinylcytidine synthetase, with product MMHLTPGEVRKRFGPMFAKKFLVMVDEAAGRAEIIEECCHQGTIEWDAMNRMRAGGAIRSIRVDGTMMAMSARIGSYPVGFGAADREIGGQALEGVEVDGDEVVTTWRGIAGAGVGVAACLPQAPGVLRAEYPSEDDLKVGGARATRVRIVSPRYEKVTIGIDDTDTKEEGATWVLALKAAEACRMEGAEYLNMRLIQLNPKVPKKTTNCVGSALTYAVRPDRVDDLCEALRDYIETNAVSRDTGIAVLRGLLYPDSPLAERVKTEFLTIEEVEAEAERLGIRYIDRAGAKGRIGALGAVLWGNAGIEAAGLYGEHL
- a CDS encoding formylmethanofuran--tetrahydromethanopterin N-formyltransferase (catalyzes the transfer of a formyl group from formylmethanofuran to tetrahydromethanopterin tetrahydromethanopterin), with the translated sequence MELNGVTIDDTYAEAFPTWVSRVIITAVTEEWAYKAAVEATGFATSAIGCPCEAGVESFLSGDETPDGRPGVAVLFCAGKKKLKEQVVERLAECVLTAPTTAVFDGLPEAEERIAVKLHFFGDGYEYKKDVGGRNCWVIPIMNGEYVGEEDFGIVKGVAGGNFFVMGENQMAALMGAQAAVDAINSVCGVITSFPGGIVASGSKVGSTKYKFMPASTNEKYCPTLREKVPDSKIPEGVKAVYEIVIDGIDEDSVREAMVEGIRAATTVPGVVFISAGNFGGSLGPFKINLADIL
- a CDS encoding ferredoxin, whose product is MAFALHINMERCTGCNACVVACPVDALELYTVDPVTNEKIYQVKNGKAAVLDVDHELCAGCGVCVEACPFDVIRLAGPWEKGSKPLAKGME
- a CDS encoding ferredoxin, producing the protein MALFPKFSKKRDGVNVIMEQKLLQNTSNLILNAQTCTGCGICAEACPEEAISVGLVGAVRRGAVDYAEPVNIDEAKCSYCGVCVIMCPFNALTLKIDGEERLPIVEKEGFPQYDLTTKIDDEKCIRCTVCEEVCPRDAIDRQVPVFEGTDAEGKSRQAAITATTKFTVDDEKCTLCGICGALCPAIDVNHKPFTAESGKVEGEVVWDEAQCDACKICVEACPEEAITVEREVTGKKIDGSVSIMDENCCTCRWCAINCPTEAITVEKIFEGEIEFNAEKCPAGCSTCVEVCPANAIYLPSPVKASEMKGQLEDKIAVNKDFCIYCGACVQACPGEDIIVLKRSGVKITGKETDLFNRIKEKLFTRRTSMVKEGVAPGEVEVKVLEKA
- a CDS encoding 4Fe-4S ferredoxin, which translates into the protein MATEKNYGNPQLEDKLRDRYFYTEDSHPDFLADVEKIGRTIAHMCFQCGTCTGSCPSAPRSSYRIRLFVRRAVLGLEDEALTDPDLWLCTTCYSCTDRCPRDIAPTDVIMAMRNLAFKRDIVPRNFLKTAQLIYTTGHGVPNNDVNRAAREKLGLTRDPPTTHGYPEFIPGIQKILDYYKLKENADRILAEEGQ
- a CDS encoding indolepyruvate ferredoxin oxidoreductase, with product MANGEDVLCRALLAAADRWYAVPGYPVTGIAEGTGAELTVNEKVALEYALGDSLAGRRAGVILKNVGLNTCADPLVNATTQGLRRGVVVVAGDDIFVRGSQNAQDSRYFGEVAQIPVLEPDGETIGPAVEEAFAASEMFSRIALIRVTPPALEGEAAGRILLRGQGSGRLADPDLTMRGRAEAADAVTARMFAWSVSSPLNRRGPPPVGVGPAEGGGRAVTVYPPPLPPPDCADTREYGRPFVREHRIAQPPPFPAQPETKSGRGFARTFCPSCPFRATVSMLAEREMTVICDIGCSLFAANPPYSVGVASYGLGSSVAVAARSTRVALSGDYAMLHSGMNALADVREKGLPLLCIVLKNTRMGMTGGHPAPDVARYIAWANPRTIPADRHAEIAEALRMPDEPVTLIIEGTCPEGENHGTVEC
- a CDS encoding radical SAM protein — encoded protein: MKWAREKARLLEAGAVRLTGAPVDRYIERSSAGPSAGGAGSVFFTAGGRRVRLGINPGSPIVLKHTGSGHARILMDDDVLEGELEPVGLHCPRQAYITVSAGCIFRCRYCPVPLQPERVKSPEEIERMIEGVIDRIDAISITSGVVGSVAEDEDRVCTILERIARFEKPVGVSIYPREGTPARLKALGVVEVKFNLETATAALFEEMCPGLDRNAIRTALRESVAIFGRNRVFTNVILGLGESDAEIEDCIRECAAEGVIPVIRPLNPVAGCSGYVRPSAERLLAVCRLHDTILREAGLDPRLAITMCTACTGCDLVPGRDCDGER
- the aksA gene encoding homoaconitate hydratase (in Methanococcus jannaschii this protein catalyzes the condensation of alpha-ketoglutarate and acetyl-CoA to form trans-homoaconitate; functions in alphaketosuberate synthesis which is a precursor in coenzyme B and biotin synthesis), with the protein product MEQWNVEICDVTLRDGEQTPGVSFSCEEKMEIARILDAIGIEVIEAGFPIVSANEKACVSAITALGLRARICCLARARKEDIDCAIDCGVDLVSIFIATSDLHIRHKYRKPREEVLASALAMVDHAVDHGLAVRFAAEDASRTDLPFLREMYREGVRHGVAYCSYADTVGCLTPLEMADNVRNLTADLPVPLCVHCHNDMGFASANTITAAASGAFQLHTTANGIGERAGNASLEEVLVALRFKGGVERYDLSLLHDLSATVARASGIPVPKLKAVVGEHAFAHESGIHIAAMLEDPATYEYIPPALVGGERCFILGKHTGRKALEHIVASHGYHLSEPQIAWVLSEVKHRSEGKCCITPEVLLSIIRRAEEAGTNADAR
- a CDS encoding CoB--CoM heterodisulfide reductase subunit B; translation: MSGNMHQYAFFLGCIAPNRYPGCEAAAIKTSERVGIELLPLKGASCCPAPGAFGSIDLNVWYAMAARNVVLAEQMNMDIALICNGCYKSIFEVNHILKHNDELRDGVNEVLKEIDMEYKGSIDVWHLAELYYDPAICGVDKIRASITRPLSGTKIAVHYGCHLMKPKKERHFGDTENPMWIEELVDALGAESVQYRNKMQCCGAGGGVRGYDLTHSLDITNEKMINLREVGADALTEVCPFCQLQYDRGQIEIQEKFGINYGLPVLHYNELLGLAQGMSPQELALDLHAVDCKPFLEKIL